A stretch of the Xiphias gladius isolate SHS-SW01 ecotype Sanya breed wild chromosome 21, ASM1685928v1, whole genome shotgun sequence genome encodes the following:
- the cdc42 gene encoding cell division control protein 42 homolog isoform X2, with translation MQTIKCVVVGDGAVGKTCLLISYTTNKFPSEYVPTVFDNYAVTVMIGGEPYTLGLFDTAGQEDYDRLRPLSYPQTDVFLVCFSVVSPSSFENVKEKWVPEITHHCPKTPFLLVGTQIDLRDDPSTIEKLAKNKQKPITPETAEKLARDLKAVKYVECSALTQRGLKNVFDEAILAALEPPETQRKRKCCIF, from the exons ATGCAGACCATCAAGTGTGTTGTAGTTGGGGACGGTGCTGTGGGTAAAACCTGCCTGCTCATCTCTTACACCACAAACAAGTTTCCCTCTGAATATGTACCTACG GTGTTTGATAACTATGCTGTAACTGTAATGATTGGAGGCGAGCCCTACACTCTGGGCTTGTTTGATACAGCAG GTCAGGAAGACTACGACAGGTTACGGCCTCTGAGTTATCCTCAAACAGATGTCTTCCTTGTCTGTTTCTCCGTTGTGTCCCCCTCTTCCTTTGAAAACGTTAAAGAAAAG TGGGTTCCAGAGATCACCCATCACTGTCCAAAGACCCCCTTCCTCCTAGTGGGGACTCAGATTGACTTGCGGGATGACCCATCAACTATAGAGAAGCTGGCCAAGAACAAGCAAAAGCCCATCACTCCGGAGACAGCCGAAAAGCTGGCAAGAGACCTCAAGGCTGTGAAATACGTGGAGTGCTCAGCCCTCACACAG CGAGGGCTGAAGAATGTATTTGACGAAGCTATCCTAGCTGCCCTAGAGCCACCTGAGAcgcagagaaagaggaaatgcTGTATATTTTAA
- the cdc42 gene encoding cell division control protein 42 homolog isoform X1 has product MQTIKCVVVGDGAVGKTCLLISYTTNKFPSEYVPTVFDNYAVTVMIGGEPYTLGLFDTAGQEDYDRLRPLSYPQTDVFLVCFSVVSPSSFENVKEKWVPEITHHCPKTPFLLVGTQIDLRDDPSTIEKLAKNKQKPITPETAEKLARDLKAVKYVECSALTQKGLKNVFDEAILAALEPPEPKKKRKCVLL; this is encoded by the exons ATGCAGACCATCAAGTGTGTTGTAGTTGGGGACGGTGCTGTGGGTAAAACCTGCCTGCTCATCTCTTACACCACAAACAAGTTTCCCTCTGAATATGTACCTACG GTGTTTGATAACTATGCTGTAACTGTAATGATTGGAGGCGAGCCCTACACTCTGGGCTTGTTTGATACAGCAG GTCAGGAAGACTACGACAGGTTACGGCCTCTGAGTTATCCTCAAACAGATGTCTTCCTTGTCTGTTTCTCCGTTGTGTCCCCCTCTTCCTTTGAAAACGTTAAAGAAAAG TGGGTTCCAGAGATCACCCATCACTGTCCAAAGACCCCCTTCCTCCTAGTGGGGACTCAGATTGACTTGCGGGATGACCCATCAACTATAGAGAAGCTGGCCAAGAACAAGCAAAAGCCCATCACTCCGGAGACAGCCGAAAAGCTGGCAAGAGACCTCAAGGCTGTGAAATACGTGGAGTGCTCAGCCCTCACACAG aAAGGCctaaagaatgtgtttgatgaGGCGATATTGGCTGCACTGGAGCCCCCAGAGCCCAAGAAGAAACGCAAATGTGTGCTGCTATGA
- the snrpe gene encoding small nuclear ribonucleoprotein E, whose product MAYRGQGQKVQKVMVQPINLIFRYLQNRSRIQVWLYEQVNMRIEGCIIGFDEYMNLVLDDAEEVHMKTKNRKPLGRIMLKGDNITLLQSVSN is encoded by the exons ATGGCGTACAGAGGACAAGGACAAAAGGTCCAGAAGGTTATGGTGCAGCCCATT AACCTCATTTTCAGGTATCTACAAAAT CGCTCACGCATCCAGGTCTGGTTGTATGAACAAGTGAACATGCGAATAGAGGGCTGCATTATT GGTTTTGATGAGTACATGAACCTGGTTCTAGATGATGCTGAGGAAGTCCACATGAAGACTAAGAACAGAAAACCACTGG GGAGGATCATGTTGAAAGGAGACAACATTACCTTGCTGCAAAGTGTGTCCAACTAG